A genome region from Myripristis murdjan chromosome 16, fMyrMur1.1, whole genome shotgun sequence includes the following:
- the siglec15l gene encoding sialic acid binding Ig-like lectin 15, like, producing the protein MLARSCALILAVIVTGSLSAPWNMTVSQLVQAARGEDAVLPCSFTHPKQQDYKGYITVKWLARVADAEPFFRCSITNETGEGLSDCLEPGLRYSLNGNPQQGVLSLLIRGLQLTDNGTYYCRVELERHRDHTQSATQLYVTAEAEILSLSEEEVADAPHRTLRCEAEGHPLPNITWLSASRGLLEPRDPSVGPGPYRLSSSIPFQEDDVFTCRVENGLGGAERRYPAVNTLSVALSVCGGLMLLLLLLLLAGLAVCCRRNTARAEATPVYDNVDAGFFPQHCPDAPVGGAEEPQLVYSDISLDSLTRSGVRDMPADQGDTGVYSLLHAPH; encoded by the exons ATGCTGGCTCGGTCTTGTGCTCTTATTCTGGCGGTCATCGTCACAG GGTCTCTCTCAGCCCCGTGGAACATGACGGTCTCTCAGCTAGTTCAGGCCGCCCGGGGCGAGGACGCCGTCCTGCCCTGCTCCTTCACGCACCCCAAACAGCAGGACTACAAGGGATACATCACCGTTAAATGGCTGGCAAGGGTGGCGGACGCCGAGCCGTTCTTCAGATGCTCGATTACAAATGAGACGGGCGAAGGACTCAGCGACTGCTTGGAGCCCGGCCTGCGGTACTCGCTGAATGGAAatcctcagcagggggtgctgtcCCTGCTCATCAGGGGGCTGCAGCTGACCGATAACGGGACGTACTACTGCCGAGTGGAGCTGGAGCGGCACAGAGATCACACCCAAAGTGCAACTCAACTGTACGTCACAG CTGAAGCTGAGATCCTGAGCCTCTCGGAGGAGGAAGTGGCCGACGCTCCACACAGGACGCTGCGCTGTGAGGCCGAGGGCCACCCGCTACCCAACATCACCTGGCTGTCGGCCTCCAGGGGCCTGCTGGAGCCCAGGGACCCGTCTGTCGGGCCTGGCCCGTACCGTCTGAGCAGCTCCATCCCCTTCCAGGAGGATGACGTGTTTACCTGCAGGGTGGAGAATGGGCTGGGGGGGGCAGAGCGGCGGTATCCAGCTGTTAACACACTGAGTGtggctctgagtgtgtgtggaggcctgatgctgctgctgctgctgctgctgctcgccggCCTGGCTGTGTGCTGCCGCAGGAACACAG CTCGAGCTGAAGCAACTCCTGTCTATGATAATGTGGATGCGG GATTTTTCCCGCAGCACTGCCCTGACGCTCCAGTAGGCGGTGCTGAAGAGCCTCAGCTGGTTTATTCAGACATCAGCCTTGACAGCC TGACGCGCAGTGGAGTCAGAGACATGCCAGCTGATCAGGGAGACACAG GAGTGTACAGCTTGCTGCACGCCCCACACTGA
- the LOC115374337 gene encoding sialic acid-binding Ig-like lectin 15 codes for MDAQLVCSFLSLLLSATGACGSGDDGWSLKVQPEVRAIEGYPAVLPCTFSHPQHSQHASLQVVWRLGHGRSAAVLFRCTSRAAAASCEPGPQQDQRYRLEGNPREHDLSLRINSAALQDSGRYYCRMEVQGHEHEHASYEDKMGTRLRVEAAPRILGLSVEGSEESGYRALCRVQGSPLPDVQWLGPDELLEGAAVGPLAQGVPGRYHTVSQLQDVAPGQQYTCSASNPLGKEQAALYVLPPRPGPPSVGASPPLMLLLSVSLGAKVLLLLGVGAWLVQGGVLPGLGCWAR; via the exons ATGGACGCCCAGTTGGTCTGCAGCTTCCTCAGCTTGCTGCTGTCTGCTACCggag CCTGCGGCTCCGGTGACGACGGCTGGTCCCTGAAGGTGCAGCCGGAGGTGCGAGCCATCGAGGGCTACCCGGCAGTGCTGCCCTGCACCTTCAGCCACCCGCAGCACTCCCAGCATGCCTCGCTGCAGGTGGTGTGGCGCCTGGGCCACGGCCGCAGCGCCGCCGTCCTGTTCCGCTGCACCAGCCGGGCGGCAGCGGCGAGCTGCGAGCCGGGCCCCCAGCAGGACCAACGCTACCGGCTGGAGGGGAACCCGCGGGAACACGACCTCTCGCTGCGTATCAACAGCGCCGCCCTGCAGGACAGCGGCCGCTACTACTGCCGGATGGAGGTGCAGGGCCACGAGCACGAGCACGCCAGCTACGAGGACAAGATGGGCACCAGGCTGCGAGTGGAGG CCGCCCCGCGGATCCTGGGCCTGTCAGTAGAGGGCAGCGAGGAGTCGGGGTACAGAGCACTGTGCCGGGTGCAGGGCTCCCCGCTCCCGGACGTCCAGTGGCTGGGGCCGGACGAGCTGCTGGAGGGGGCCGCCGTGGGCCCGCTGGCCCAGGGCGTGCCGGGCCGCTACCACACGGTCAGCCAGCTGCAGGACGTGGCGCCCGGCCAGCAGTACACCTGCAGCGCCTCCAACCCGCTGGGCAAGGAGCAGGCCGCCCTGTACGTCCTGCCCCCCCGGCCCGGGCCCCCCTCCGTGGGGGCCTCGCCGCCGCTCATGCTCCTCCTGTCCGTGTCACTGGGGGccaaagtgctgctgctgctgggtgtcGGGGCGTGGCTGGTGCAGGGCGGGGTGCTGCCCGGCCTCGGCTGCTGGGCCAgataa